CATGGTCGTGCAGGAAACCGGCTCGACCCTGCTTCCCGCCGAGGTGACGACTGCACCGCAGCCGGCACCGGCCTCGCAGCCCTTCGCCGATATGAGCCGGCCGAAGCGCGAGGAAGAGGAGAAGATCGACGTCGACTCCGTCTTCGCCAAGCTGAAGCAGCTCAAGCGCCCGGCCGACGAGGACGACGACGGCGGCTACTGAGCTCGGCTGACCGGACAAAGCTGGAGGCGAGTGACTGTGACCACTGATCTCGCCTTCACCTTCCTCGGCACCGGAGCACCGCCGGTCAGCCTGCGCCGCGCTGGCCCGGCTCATCTCGTCGAGGCAGCTGGTGTCAAGATTCTGATCGATTGCGGCTCTGGCGTCAGCCAGCGCCTCGTCGCCGCCGGCCATGCCGGAGCGCAGATCGACGCACTCATCGTCACGCATGAGCATTCCGACCATCTGGTCGATTTCTACCAGCTCATCGTTTCGTCCTGGCACCAGGGTCGGAACCGGCCCTGGCGGGTGATCGCGCCGGAGCCGGCGCTCGCCAACATGCGCGGCCAGTACCAGGCTTTCACCCGCGAGCGCGCCTTGCGCATCGCCTTCGAGAAACGTCCGGACGCGACCGGTCTCGAGGTCGTCTTCGAGGAATTGCGCGAAGGCCCGATCGCGGGACTGGGCTCTCTTGTGGTCGAGGCCTTCCTCGTCGACCACAAGCCGGTCGAGCCAGCC
This sequence is a window from Bosea vestrisii. Protein-coding genes within it:
- a CDS encoding MBL fold metallo-hydrolase, which gives rise to MTTDLAFTFLGTGAPPVSLRRAGPAHLVEAAGVKILIDCGSGVSQRLVAAGHAGAQIDALIVTHEHSDHLVDFYQLIVSSWHQGRNRPWRVIAPEPALANMRGQYQAFTRERALRIAFEKRPDATGLEVVFEELREGPIAGLGSLVVEAFLVDHKPVEPAFGLSLSAGGSRIVFSGDTRLTPSLKQAAQGCDLLVCEVFIDSQMPVTAGVRSAETVASVQSYHMTPAVVAGLAERAGVKALALTHIVPPGADTTSLFAEVRAGGYAGPLIVGEDLMRLELPARLLRWNGAALGF